In Microbacterium enclense, the DNA window AAGCCATCCGCCCCTCCGGCGAGGAGTTCCGCACGCCGTCGTCCGTCGCGTCGTCCCTCGACCGCGACGAGCAGAAGCTGTACGACCTCATCTGGAAGCGCACGATCGCGAGCCAGATGGCGGATGCCAAGTACGAGACGACCACCGTCACCCTCACCGTCCAGGCGGGGGAGAAGGTCGCCGAGTTCACGGCATCCGGAACCGTCTACACCTTCAAGGGCTTCCTCGAGGCCTACGAAGAAGGCGCCGACGAGAAGCGCAACGGCCGCGACGACGACGAAGACCAGTCGCTTCCCCCGGTCGCCGTGGGCGACGAGCTCACGGTGAGCGACGTCGAGCCGAAGGGCCACAGCACCTCGCCGAAGCCCCGGTACACCGAGGCCAGCCTGGTCAAGGCGCTCGAGGAGAAGGGGATCGGCCGTCCGTCGACCTTCGCGAGCATCATCGGTGTGATCCTCGACCGCGGCTACGTCACCAAGCGCGGTCAGGCGCTCGTCCCCAGCTGGCTCGCCTTCAGCGTGGTGCGTCTTCTCGAGGAGCACTTCGCCGACCTCGTCGACTATGACTTCACCGCCGCTCTCGAAGACGATCTCGACGCCATCGCCCGCGGCGAGCAGCGCCGCACCGAGTGGCTCAAGGCCTTCTACTTCGGTTCCGACAAGCAGGTGGGCCTACGCCACATCGTCGACAACCTCGGCGAGATCGACGCGCGCGAACTCAACTCGACGCGGATCACCGACACCGCCACGCTCCGTTTCGGCAAGTACGGCCCGTATCTCGAGGTCACCGAGCCCGGCGCCGATTCGGACGCCAAGCCGCGCATCGTCAACATCCCCGAAGACCTCGCTCCCGACGAGCTGACGGCCGAGAAGGCCCGAGAGCTCATCGAGGCGCCGGTCGCGGGCGACCGAGTGCTCGGGGAGAACCCCGAGAACGGCAAGCTCGTCGTCGTCAAAGACGGTCGCTTCGGTCCCTACGTCCAAGAGGTCGACGCCGAGGAGCCCGAAGAGGTCGACCAGGCCACCGGTGAGGTCGTGGAACAGCCCAAGAAGCGCGGCGCGAAGAAGGAAGCGGCTCCCAAACCCCGCACCGCGTCGCTCTTCCGGTCGATGTCGGTGGACACCATCGACCTCGACACCGCGCTGCAGCTGCTCTCCCTCCCGCGCGTCGTCGGTGCGGACCCCGAGACGGGGGCCGAGATCACGGCGCAGAACGGCCGATTCGGTCCCTACCTCAAGAAGGGCACCGACTCACGCTCGCTCGACGCGGAGCAGCAGATCTTCGACATCACCCTCGAAGAGGCGCTCGCGAAGTACGCCGAGCCCAAGTACGGCGCGCGGCGGGCATCGAGCGCCCTGAAGGAGTTCGACGCCGACCCCGTCAGCGGCAAGCCGATCAAGCTGAAGGACGGCCGATTCGGGCCGTACGTCACCGACGGCGAGACGAATGCCACGGTGCCGCGCGGCGAAGACGCTATGGCCATCACCTTCGAACGCGCCGTCGAGCTCATCGCCGACAAGCGCGCCAAGGGCCCCGCCCCGAAGAAGACCACCGCGCGCAAGACGACGACCACCCGCAAGGCGCCGGCGAAGAAATCGTGACGACGGATCCGACCCGCCCGCCGCGCGCTCCCCGAGCCGCGGCGGCCGGGGGACCCGGGCTGTTCGTCACGTTCGAAGGCGGCGACGGCGCAGGGAAGACCACTCAGGCGACTCTCCTCGAGGACTGGCTGCGGGAGCGCGGCCGGGAGGTGGTGCGCACCCGCGAACCCGGCGGAACCGACGTGGGCGTCCTCGTGCGCGACATCGTGCTGCACCATCGAGGACACATCGCCCCGCGAGCCGAAGCTCTCCTCTACGCCGCAGATCGCGCCCATCACATCGAGACCATCGTCCGACCCGCGATCGCGCGCGGTGACGTCGTCATCCAGGATCGATACCTCGACTCGTCGGTCGCCTACCAGGGCGCCGGTCGCGTGCTGGATGCCGATGACATCCGCGACCTCTCGCTCTGGGCGACCGGCGGCCTGCTGCCGGATCTGACCGTGCTGCTCGACCTCGATCCCGCGGCCGCTCGGACGCGGCTGGATGCGGAGGCGAAGCCGTTCGACAGACTCGAGGCGGAGAAGGGTGAGTTCCACGCGCGGGTGCGCGCCGGATTCCTCGCCCTCGCCGAGGCCGAGCCCGATCGCTTCGTCGTGCTCGACGCCCGCCAGCCGGTGTCGGAGCTGGCCCACCGCGTCCGGGAGGCCGTGGCATCCCGACTCGGATGAGGCGATCGCTCGGCCACGCACAGCGGATCGCCAGCGGTCCTGTCGGAAGCCCCGTCTAGGGTGGAACGCATGCCCGCCGTGCTCGACTCCGCGCCCGACGTCGCCGCGCCCGCGCCGTTCCCCTGGGATGCGGTGTGGGGCCAGCCCGATGCCGTGCAGACCCTGCAGAACGCGGCCTCCGACCCGGCAGCGCTCACGCACGCCTGGCTCATCACCGGGCCTCCGGGATCGGGACGCTCGACCCTCGCCTACGCCTTCGCGGCCGCGCTGATCGCCGACCCCGGCGACGAACGCGCGCAACGTCAGGTGATCGCGCGCACCCACCCCGACCTCACCGCCCTGCGCACCGAGCAGGTCGTCATCCGCATCGACGAAGCCCGCCGGCTCGTCGAGCGCGCGAGCTTCGCCCCGTCGCTGGGGCGGCACCGCGTGATCGTCGTCGAAGACGCCGACCGCATGGCCGAGCGCACGTCCAACGTCCTGCTCAAGGCGCTCGAAGAGCCGCCCGAGCACACCGTCTGGGTGCTCT includes these proteins:
- the tmk gene encoding dTMP kinase, encoding MTTDPTRPPRAPRAAAAGGPGLFVTFEGGDGAGKTTQATLLEDWLRERGREVVRTREPGGTDVGVLVRDIVLHHRGHIAPRAEALLYAADRAHHIETIVRPAIARGDVVIQDRYLDSSVAYQGAGRVLDADDIRDLSLWATGGLLPDLTVLLDLDPAAARTRLDAEAKPFDRLEAEKGEFHARVRAGFLALAEAEPDRFVVLDARQPVSELAHRVREAVASRLG
- the topA gene encoding type I DNA topoisomerase codes for the protein MANGKKLVIVESPTKMKSIQGYLGDDYEVLSSVGHIRDLASKKEIPAEKKAAYGKYSIDVENDFDPYYVVNDRKTKTVAELKRALKTADEVLLATDGDREGEAIAWHLLEVLKPKVPVRRMIFHEITKDAIREAAEHTRDLDVSLVDAQETRRVLDRLYGWDVSPVLWRKVGSGREGTALSAGRVQSAATRMVVERERERMAFVSASYWDVEALASQSGSSFTTRLNRLDGAPIARGGDYDDNGKLKKAVVVLDEAQARALADAVTAAGRATVAKVEAKPGTRSPRAPFTTSTMQQEAGRKLSMSAKHAMGVAQRLYEKGFITYMRTDSVALSGQAISAARAQAVKLYGDKAVPANPRVYKSKTKNAQEAHEAIRPSGEEFRTPSSVASSLDRDEQKLYDLIWKRTIASQMADAKYETTTVTLTVQAGEKVAEFTASGTVYTFKGFLEAYEEGADEKRNGRDDDEDQSLPPVAVGDELTVSDVEPKGHSTSPKPRYTEASLVKALEEKGIGRPSTFASIIGVILDRGYVTKRGQALVPSWLAFSVVRLLEEHFADLVDYDFTAALEDDLDAIARGEQRRTEWLKAFYFGSDKQVGLRHIVDNLGEIDARELNSTRITDTATLRFGKYGPYLEVTEPGADSDAKPRIVNIPEDLAPDELTAEKARELIEAPVAGDRVLGENPENGKLVVVKDGRFGPYVQEVDAEEPEEVDQATGEVVEQPKKRGAKKEAAPKPRTASLFRSMSVDTIDLDTALQLLSLPRVVGADPETGAEITAQNGRFGPYLKKGTDSRSLDAEQQIFDITLEEALAKYAEPKYGARRASSALKEFDADPVSGKPIKLKDGRFGPYVTDGETNATVPRGEDAMAITFERAVELIADKRAKGPAPKKTTARKTTTTRKAPAKKS